Proteins from one Pontibacter korlensis genomic window:
- a CDS encoding MBL fold metallo-hydrolase: protein MKVEQIYTGCLAQGAYYIESYGEAVIIDPLREIKPYLDKAERNGASIKYVLETHFHADFVSGHLDLAKATGAEIVFGPNAQPAFPAHIATDGEELKVGKLTIKVLHTPGHTMESTTYLLKGEEGNDHAIFTGDTLFIGDVGRPDLAVKSDITEEQLAGHLYDSLRNKIMPLADEVIVYPAHGAGSACGKNMSKETSDTLGNQKKLNYALRADMSKTDFIKEVTEGLTPPPGYFPVNVQLNKEGYAHIEEVMTKGLQALSPAAFEAAANETGALILDTRKPQEFAKGFIPNAINIGIDGGFAPWVGTLIPDVKQPILFIADEGRAEEVVTRLARVGYDNAIGYLEGGLKAWAEAGKEMDSILSIPASELENQYKQDHQICIVDVRKPGEYQSEHLEAALHVPLDYLNEHLAALPKDKALYIHCAGGYRSMIAASILKTRGFDNVIDVQGGYKAISETTTIHRTAFTCPSMQK, encoded by the coding sequence ATGAAAGTAGAGCAGATCTATACCGGCTGTCTGGCACAAGGAGCCTACTACATCGAAAGCTATGGCGAGGCTGTAATTATCGACCCACTACGCGAAATAAAACCTTACCTGGACAAAGCAGAAAGAAACGGCGCGAGTATAAAGTATGTATTGGAAACACACTTCCATGCTGACTTTGTATCCGGGCACTTAGATCTTGCCAAAGCTACAGGTGCAGAAATCGTGTTTGGCCCTAACGCACAGCCTGCTTTTCCAGCGCATATAGCTACCGATGGCGAAGAGTTGAAGGTAGGTAAGCTTACGATAAAAGTGCTTCACACACCGGGCCACACAATGGAGTCTACCACTTATTTGCTTAAAGGTGAGGAGGGAAATGATCATGCCATCTTTACTGGCGATACCCTTTTTATAGGCGATGTTGGCAGACCGGACCTGGCAGTGAAATCAGATATAACTGAGGAACAACTGGCAGGGCACTTGTACGACTCGCTCAGAAATAAGATAATGCCTCTGGCAGATGAGGTGATTGTATACCCCGCTCACGGCGCTGGTTCTGCCTGTGGAAAGAACATGAGCAAAGAAACCTCCGATACACTAGGCAACCAGAAGAAACTGAACTATGCCCTGCGTGCCGACATGAGTAAAACAGATTTTATCAAAGAGGTAACAGAAGGTCTTACTCCTCCTCCTGGCTACTTCCCGGTGAATGTGCAATTGAACAAAGAAGGCTATGCACACATAGAAGAGGTTATGACAAAAGGTCTGCAGGCGCTATCTCCGGCAGCATTCGAGGCTGCCGCTAACGAAACTGGAGCACTGATACTGGACACCAGAAAGCCACAGGAGTTTGCCAAGGGTTTTATCCCGAACGCTATCAATATTGGCATTGATGGTGGTTTTGCTCCCTGGGTAGGCACACTGATCCCGGATGTTAAACAGCCAATTCTATTTATTGCCGATGAAGGCCGTGCGGAGGAAGTGGTAACAAGGCTTGCCCGCGTTGGGTACGACAACGCCATTGGCTACCTGGAAGGAGGCCTAAAAGCTTGGGCTGAGGCAGGTAAAGAGATGGACTCTATACTTTCCATACCTGCCAGTGAGCTGGAAAACCAGTATAAGCAGGATCATCAAATCTGCATTGTAGATGTACGCAAGCCGGGAGAGTACCAGTCTGAGCACCTGGAAGCAGCTCTTCATGTCCCTCTCGACTACCTGAACGAACATTTGGCTGCACTACCGAAAGATAAAGCCTTGTACATTCATTGTGCCGGTGGCTACCGCTCCATGATCGCAGCATCTATACTTAAAACCAGAGGTTTTGATAACGTAATAGATGTGCAGGGGGGCTACAAAGCCATTTCTGAAACGACAACCATACATCGCACCGCCTTCACTTGCCCTAGCATGCAAAAGTAG
- a CDS encoding AraC family transcriptional regulator — protein MATKKIYIKNMVCDRCKRVVAEELQKLGYAVLQVGLGEAEIATESDDVDMEQLRDVLENNGFELLDDRKTQLIEKVKLAIIELIHQAGEQDLHINTSDYIAEKVGLDYNYISSLFSSFEGITIEKYLILQRVERVKELLVYDELSLKEIAYKLGYSSVAHLSSQFKKVTGLTPSHFKQVKSAKRKTLDKVQE, from the coding sequence ATGGCAACGAAAAAAATATACATAAAGAACATGGTCTGCGACCGCTGTAAGCGTGTGGTGGCTGAGGAGTTGCAAAAGCTCGGGTATGCTGTGTTGCAGGTAGGGCTAGGGGAGGCAGAAATAGCTACAGAAAGTGATGACGTAGATATGGAGCAACTCCGCGATGTACTAGAGAATAACGGCTTTGAACTACTTGATGACCGTAAAACGCAGCTGATCGAGAAAGTAAAGCTGGCGATAATAGAGCTGATTCACCAGGCTGGGGAGCAAGACCTGCACATAAATACTTCTGACTACATTGCTGAGAAAGTAGGGCTGGATTATAATTACATCAGCTCTCTGTTCTCTTCTTTTGAAGGTATAACTATCGAAAAGTACCTGATTCTACAACGCGTAGAGCGGGTAAAGGAGCTACTTGTATACGATGAGCTAAGCCTTAAGGAAATAGCCTATAAGCTTGGTTATAGCAGCGTAGCTCACCTCTCCAGCCAGTTTAAGAAGGTTACTGGCCTTACCCCAAGCCATTTTAAGCAGGTAAAATCTGCTAAGCGCAAAACGCTGGATAAAGTGCAGGAGTAA
- a CDS encoding pirin family protein, which produces MKNRTVSNLLYAETVDMGGIPLRQPFPTRQVDQIDPFLLLHHHVTEMPEGVVPHRTGVDPHPHRGFSPVTYVYKGGVHHRDSRGNNSVVYEGGTQWMNAGRGIIHSERPPKDIMERGGVQEIIQLWVNMPASRKMDQPEYIPLRAEDTPTITAEGLQVQVVAGELGGVKGPVKSPTPVLALRLHLQAGAKYSVPVPPDYNAFLYLLDGALQVSGFGLVEGLHQVVFNRDGEGVTVTAKEDTRALLMAGKPLEEPVVAQGPFVMNNQTEIMQAMRDYQMGKLGILIED; this is translated from the coding sequence ATGAAAAACAGAACAGTATCCAATTTACTTTATGCCGAAACAGTGGATATGGGAGGTATACCTTTGCGCCAGCCTTTCCCGACCCGCCAGGTAGACCAGATTGATCCTTTTTTACTGCTGCACCATCACGTTACAGAAATGCCAGAGGGCGTTGTGCCTCACCGCACAGGTGTAGATCCGCACCCGCATAGAGGCTTTTCCCCGGTTACCTATGTGTATAAAGGGGGGGTGCACCACCGTGACTCCAGGGGTAATAACAGCGTGGTGTATGAAGGTGGTACCCAATGGATGAATGCAGGAAGAGGCATAATACACAGTGAACGTCCTCCTAAAGATATCATGGAGCGAGGTGGAGTACAGGAAATTATACAGCTTTGGGTAAATATGCCTGCTTCCCGTAAAATGGATCAGCCAGAGTATATTCCTTTGAGAGCGGAGGATACTCCAACTATAACAGCAGAGGGCTTGCAGGTACAGGTGGTTGCCGGTGAACTAGGTGGTGTAAAAGGGCCGGTAAAATCGCCTACGCCAGTTCTGGCATTACGCCTGCATTTGCAGGCTGGCGCAAAGTATAGTGTGCCTGTGCCTCCAGACTATAATGCTTTTTTGTACCTGTTGGATGGTGCTTTACAAGTATCAGGTTTTGGATTGGTGGAGGGGCTGCACCAGGTAGTGTTTAACAGAGATGGAGAAGGTGTTACAGTTACAGCCAAAGAAGATACGCGTGCTTTGCTAATGGCAGGCAAACCTTTAGAGGAGCCGGTGGTGGCACAGGGGCCTTTTGTAATGAATAACCAGACTGAGATCATGCAGGCCATGCGCGATTACCAAATGGGTAAATTGGGTATACTGATCGAAGATTAA
- a CDS encoding DUF72 domain-containing protein translates to MEHQIHVGTSGWHYKHWMGTFYPQGMRQQEFTSYYTRFFKTVEVNNSFYKLPSAETFASWRQAVPDDFIFSVKASRYITHMKKLLDPQEGLSRFFGNADGLEHKLGPVLFQLPPGWKSNPGRLSDFMSLLPPYYKYTFEFRHPSWYNDEILGLLRKHNAAFCIYELDGHVSPLHITADFVYVRLHGPEGKYAGSYSESALQWWAEQCRQWQRQSLEVYVYFDNDQLGYAAFNALRLQEILAQNQP, encoded by the coding sequence ATGGAGCATCAAATACACGTAGGCACCTCTGGATGGCATTATAAACATTGGATGGGCACTTTTTACCCACAGGGGATGCGGCAACAGGAGTTCACCAGTTATTATACCCGCTTCTTTAAAACTGTAGAGGTAAACAACTCCTTTTACAAGCTACCCTCAGCAGAAACATTTGCCAGCTGGCGACAGGCTGTACCCGATGATTTTATCTTCTCTGTAAAAGCAAGCCGCTACATCACCCACATGAAAAAGCTGCTGGACCCGCAAGAAGGGCTGAGTCGCTTCTTTGGAAATGCAGATGGCCTAGAGCACAAACTGGGACCGGTGCTGTTTCAACTGCCCCCTGGTTGGAAGTCTAACCCCGGCAGGCTTAGCGACTTTATGTCGTTGCTCCCTCCCTATTACAAGTATACTTTCGAGTTCAGGCACCCGAGTTGGTACAACGATGAAATTTTAGGCCTACTTCGAAAACATAATGCTGCTTTTTGCATTTATGAACTGGATGGACATGTTTCGCCGCTACATATCACTGCGGATTTTGTATATGTACGCCTACATGGTCCTGAAGGTAAGTATGCTGGCTCCTATTCAGAGAGTGCATTGCAGTGGTGGGCAGAACAGTGCAGGCAGTGGCAAAGGCAAAGCCTGGAGGTATACGTGTACTTTGATAACGACCAGCTCGGTTACGCTGCCTTCAATGCGCTTCGCCTTCAGGAGATTCTGGCGCAAAATCAACCATGA
- a CDS encoding NAD(P)/FAD-dependent oxidoreductase — translation MSKITTDLCIVGAGPVGLFAVFEAGLLKMRCHVVDALPAVGGQLSEIYPKKPIYDIPGFPEVLAGDLIKNLEQQIAPFHPTFTLGERVEDLEKLEDGSFIVRTVDGTEIACKVVVIAGGLGSFEPRKPAIENLEKFEKHGVEYMVRDPEHFRDKRVVLAGGGDSALDWAIYLAGLCKELTLVHRGTTFRGAPESAAKVLSMAEEGQIKLILKSNVSEVHGENELEAVTVMVDNTTPHRIETDYFIPLFGLVPKLGPIENWGLELDKNAIVVDTEAYSTNVPGVYAIGDINTYPGKLKLILCGFHEAALMAQSAYNIVYPDKKFVLKYTTVNGIQELQ, via the coding sequence ATGAGCAAAATAACGACGGATTTATGCATTGTGGGCGCAGGCCCGGTAGGTTTGTTTGCCGTATTCGAGGCTGGCCTGCTTAAGATGCGTTGCCACGTAGTAGACGCGCTGCCTGCCGTAGGTGGTCAGCTATCTGAGATATACCCTAAAAAACCTATATACGATATACCTGGCTTTCCGGAAGTATTAGCCGGAGATCTGATCAAGAACCTGGAGCAGCAGATTGCCCCCTTCCACCCTACCTTTACGCTTGGCGAACGGGTAGAGGACCTGGAGAAACTAGAAGATGGCTCCTTTATAGTACGAACAGTAGATGGCACTGAGATAGCCTGTAAGGTAGTAGTTATTGCCGGAGGCCTTGGATCTTTTGAGCCACGCAAGCCTGCCATCGAAAACCTGGAGAAGTTTGAGAAGCATGGCGTTGAGTATATGGTGCGCGACCCGGAGCACTTCCGTGACAAGCGCGTGGTACTAGCCGGTGGTGGCGACTCTGCCCTAGACTGGGCCATTTACCTGGCTGGCCTCTGCAAAGAACTTACACTAGTGCACCGTGGCACAACCTTCCGTGGTGCTCCAGAATCTGCGGCAAAAGTGCTGAGCATGGCAGAGGAAGGACAGATTAAGCTTATACTGAAGTCGAACGTATCTGAGGTGCATGGCGAGAACGAACTGGAAGCAGTTACCGTGATGGTAGATAATACGACACCGCACAGAATCGAAACAGACTACTTTATACCATTGTTCGGCCTGGTGCCAAAGCTTGGGCCAATCGAAAACTGGGGACTGGAGCTGGATAAAAACGCCATTGTAGTTGACACGGAGGCTTACTCGACCAATGTACCTGGTGTTTATGCCATAGGTGATATCAATACTTACCCAGGCAAGTTGAAGCTTATACTCTGTGGTTTCCATGAGGCTGCCCTGATGGCACAGAGTGCGTACAACATAGTTTACCCGGATAAGAAGTTTGTTTTGAAATATACGACCGTTAACGGTATTCAGGAACTACAATAA
- a CDS encoding 2Fe-2S iron-sulfur cluster-binding protein, giving the protein MKDAINIYVEQESGERIELEAPLDMNLSVMEVLKANEFPVQAVCGGMAICATCHVEVLESGPLPEMNDDEAYMLETLPHATDSSRLSCQLRVNPELDGLVVRIMPEA; this is encoded by the coding sequence ATGAAAGACGCCATAAACATATATGTAGAGCAGGAAAGCGGCGAACGTATAGAACTGGAGGCCCCGCTGGATATGAACCTTTCAGTGATGGAGGTGCTGAAAGCTAATGAGTTTCCGGTGCAGGCAGTATGTGGAGGGATGGCCATTTGCGCCACCTGCCATGTAGAGGTGCTGGAAAGCGGCCCGCTACCCGAGATGAACGATGACGAAGCTTACATGCTGGAGACATTGCCTCATGCCACCGACAGCAGTCGGCTGTCCTGCCAGCTTCGGGTGAATCCCGAACTGGATGGGCTGGTAGTGCGAATTATGCCAGAAGCTTAA
- a CDS encoding TIGR02587 family membrane protein, translating into MFNNGIKHDRPLNLSLKEYARGITGGLLFSFPLLYTMEVWWAGFSATPLQLLILVVVTYILLLGYNRYAGMRPNVEWRSVMVDSVEELGIGMVLSTVVLLILNRIQMQGMSLDEIMGKVIIEAMAVSIGVSIGTAQLGTREENDEEVHGKKELEEEKEPPQVGMIILSFCGAILIGGNVSPTEEVMMIAVEATPLHILLMALSSILLSVVVVYFSDFKGTGKHRSNNFLFHLTLDTCVSYLVALAASAAALWFFGKFESVSFWTSVSQIIVLGVLSSLGASAGRLLIK; encoded by the coding sequence ATGTTTAACAATGGAATTAAGCACGACCGCCCGCTTAACCTGTCGCTAAAGGAATATGCACGAGGAATAACAGGAGGGTTGCTCTTCAGTTTTCCGCTGCTATATACTATGGAAGTATGGTGGGCTGGTTTTTCAGCTACGCCCCTGCAACTACTCATATTGGTAGTGGTAACTTACATTCTGCTGCTTGGCTACAACCGGTATGCGGGTATGCGGCCCAATGTAGAGTGGCGTAGCGTTATGGTCGATTCCGTAGAGGAGCTGGGTATTGGTATGGTGCTGTCTACAGTGGTGCTTCTTATACTTAACCGTATCCAGATGCAGGGTATGAGCCTGGACGAGATCATGGGAAAAGTTATTATCGAAGCTATGGCTGTTTCTATAGGTGTATCGATAGGTACGGCACAACTAGGTACACGCGAGGAAAACGATGAGGAGGTACATGGTAAAAAAGAACTGGAAGAAGAGAAGGAGCCTCCGCAGGTAGGAATGATTATCCTGAGTTTCTGTGGAGCCATCTTGATAGGTGGCAACGTATCGCCAACAGAGGAAGTAATGATGATAGCCGTTGAGGCTACACCTCTACACATTCTGCTGATGGCATTGTCATCAATACTGCTAAGTGTAGTAGTAGTATACTTCAGTGATTTTAAAGGAACCGGCAAGCATCGATCTAATAACTTCCTTTTTCACCTGACCCTTGATACCTGTGTTAGCTATTTAGTGGCTCTGGCTGCTTCGGCGGCAGCTCTTTGGTTTTTTGGCAAGTTCGAAAGCGTTAGCTTCTGGACGTCAGTATCCCAAATCATAGTACTAGGTGTACTGTCGTCGCTTGGAGCCTCAGCGGGTCGGCTTTTGATTAAGTAA
- the tnpA gene encoding IS200/IS605 family transposase, which translates to MGYHLIWCPKFRRKVLTGAIELRLKELLMEKAGELGLTIEKMEVMPDHVHLLVKASPADAPQFIVAQLKGYTSFKLRGEFPELKSKLPTLWTRSYYAESVGHISETTVKKYIEDQKNQ; encoded by the coding sequence ATCGGCTACCATCTGATATGGTGTCCGAAGTTCAGACGAAAGGTGCTGACAGGTGCTATAGAACTTCGCCTGAAAGAACTGCTGATGGAGAAAGCTGGTGAGCTGGGATTAACTATCGAGAAAATGGAAGTGATGCCAGACCACGTTCACCTGCTGGTCAAAGCCTCACCAGCCGATGCACCGCAATTTATCGTGGCACAACTGAAAGGGTACACATCGTTCAAGCTACGCGGCGAGTTCCCCGAACTCAAAAGCAAGCTACCTACCCTGTGGACACGAAGCTACTACGCTGAGTCGGTGGGACATATTTCAGAAACAACAGTGAAAAAGTACATAGAGGACCAGAAGAACCAGTGA
- a CDS encoding IS110 family transposase has product MKNLLCQNVGVDVSKDSLEVTFSTLEMDRRVKVKATRKFANTPAGFKQLQRWLESKRAAQVELRLLMEATGVYYEQLAWFLFQQGYQVSVVLPTKAKRYLQALGHRSKNDKIDARGLAQMGLEQLLELWQPLSPNIYQLRLLTRQLEEFTNQRTVCLNQLHALHHGALVVKQVERNLQKMVRVLENSLQELEEAIGELLYQDPLLAERVDKMLSIKGVGLKTVAVLLAETNGFATFERQGQLVSYAGYDVVEHQSGLRAGRTRISKKGNAHIRRAMHMPALSAVRFQEPRFVALYERLVKRGKTKMQAYVAVQRKLLVLLWTLWRKNEAYDPRYGQQPAEPKNNIQIQEAGASLSGVSAADKDAITQETQPETAEKEIAPAQARATQDELPVPVGPGALFQVE; this is encoded by the coding sequence ATGAAAAATTTACTCTGCCAGAATGTGGGAGTTGATGTGAGCAAAGACTCCCTGGAGGTGACCTTCTCCACCCTGGAGATGGACCGGCGGGTGAAGGTAAAAGCCACCCGCAAGTTTGCCAACACCCCAGCTGGGTTTAAACAGCTGCAGCGCTGGCTGGAGAGCAAGCGCGCAGCACAAGTAGAGCTGCGCCTGCTGATGGAAGCCACCGGCGTGTACTACGAGCAGCTGGCCTGGTTTCTCTTCCAGCAGGGCTACCAGGTCTCGGTCGTATTGCCCACCAAGGCCAAGCGCTACCTGCAGGCCCTGGGCCACAGGAGCAAGAACGACAAGATCGACGCCAGAGGCCTGGCCCAAATGGGCCTGGAACAGCTCCTGGAGCTCTGGCAGCCCCTCTCGCCCAACATCTACCAGCTGCGGCTGCTTACCCGCCAGCTGGAGGAGTTTACCAATCAGCGCACCGTGTGCCTTAACCAGCTCCATGCCCTGCACCATGGTGCGCTGGTGGTCAAACAGGTGGAGCGAAACCTTCAAAAGATGGTCCGAGTGCTCGAAAACAGCCTCCAGGAGCTGGAAGAGGCTATTGGGGAGCTGCTCTACCAGGACCCGCTGCTGGCCGAGCGGGTAGACAAGATGCTCTCCATCAAAGGCGTGGGCCTCAAGACGGTGGCCGTGCTGCTGGCTGAGACCAACGGCTTTGCCACCTTCGAGCGGCAGGGGCAGCTGGTCAGCTACGCCGGCTATGACGTGGTGGAGCACCAGTCGGGCCTGCGCGCGGGCAGAACCCGTATCTCTAAGAAGGGCAATGCCCACATCCGGCGGGCCATGCACATGCCGGCCCTGAGCGCGGTGCGCTTCCAGGAGCCCCGGTTTGTGGCTCTCTACGAACGGCTCGTGAAAAGGGGCAAGACCAAGATGCAGGCCTATGTGGCCGTACAGCGCAAGCTGCTGGTGCTGCTCTGGACGCTGTGGCGCAAGAATGAAGCCTATGATCCACGTTATGGGCAGCAGCCAGCGGAACCCAAAAATAACATCCAAATCCAGGAGGCCGGAGCCTCTCTTTCAGGTGTCAGCGCAGCTGACAAAGACGCAATAACGCAGGAAACGCAGCCAGAAACAGCAGAAAAAGAAATAGCCCCAGCTCAGGCCAGGGCTACGCAAGATGAACTTCCAGTACCAGTCGGCCCGGGAGCTCTCTTTCAGGTAGAGTGA
- a CDS encoding outer membrane beta-barrel protein has protein sequence MSISLLGTASLAQTSQGTVVVSGGLSLNTFKSETTESDTLSHQASGTAFRIGPSVGFMLGNNFELGAALGYSHSTTTNKNFNREGDSNETKERSKAFSISPYLKKYFMLSEQFALTGQFSAALSIHKRQFNADSKLPSTFFHAALAPGITYFPSEKLGVSASLGGLRYEQTSKKMEAGGTPIKTLSGFIVSFEDALYFSLSYYINR, from the coding sequence ATGTCAATCAGCCTTTTAGGTACAGCCTCCTTAGCTCAGACATCACAGGGAACCGTTGTTGTATCAGGAGGACTTTCACTAAATACATTTAAGTCGGAAACTACAGAGAGCGATACCCTCAGCCATCAAGCCAGTGGAACTGCGTTCAGGATAGGACCAAGTGTTGGCTTTATGCTTGGTAACAACTTCGAGCTTGGTGCTGCTTTAGGCTACTCCCACTCAACAACAACGAACAAAAACTTTAACCGGGAAGGAGATAGTAACGAAACAAAAGAAAGATCGAAGGCCTTCAGTATTAGCCCTTATCTAAAAAAGTACTTCATGCTTTCTGAGCAATTTGCTCTCACCGGACAGTTCTCTGCTGCACTGAGCATCCACAAAAGACAGTTTAACGCTGACTCTAAGCTGCCAAGCACTTTCTTCCATGCAGCGCTAGCCCCGGGAATAACTTATTTCCCCTCTGAAAAACTTGGTGTAAGCGCCAGCCTTGGAGGGTTAAGATACGAGCAGACGTCAAAGAAAATGGAAGCGGGTGGTACTCCTATAAAAACACTCTCCGGTTTTATAGTAAGTTTTGAGGATGCGCTTTATTTCAGCTTGAGCTATTATATCAACCGCTAA
- a CDS encoding outer membrane beta-barrel protein, with the protein MKKLFFAAVFACFSSAAFAQTSQGTIVASGSLGYQNITHKSDADTDKAGNKSFTIAPSIGYMLRDGLEAGISTDYTSSSGESNFYSIMPDGSRELLSSRETSDRCFAIGPYLRKYFSVSEKIVFTGQAYINYISTEHDSHSDYDNGSSRSSNTSTGFGIGVKPGITFFPTPEIGLSAGFGNLGYTRSTSTSELAYFEDYKSTSSDFGLNLSGSTLSFGLGYFISR; encoded by the coding sequence ATGAAGAAATTATTCTTTGCTGCTGTATTTGCATGTTTTAGTTCCGCTGCTTTTGCTCAAACATCACAGGGCACCATTGTGGCCTCCGGCTCCCTAGGCTACCAGAACATTACGCATAAAAGCGATGCTGACACGGATAAGGCTGGTAACAAATCCTTTACTATAGCTCCCAGCATCGGTTACATGCTGAGAGATGGCTTGGAAGCCGGCATTTCTACAGATTACACTTCATCAAGTGGTGAGTCTAATTTTTACTCAATAATGCCAGATGGCAGTCGTGAATTACTTTCTTCTAGAGAGACCTCAGACCGTTGCTTTGCAATAGGGCCATACCTAAGGAAGTACTTCTCTGTTTCAGAAAAAATAGTATTCACAGGTCAGGCTTATATAAACTATATTTCAACTGAACACGACTCCCATTCAGATTACGACAATGGTAGTTCAAGATCAAGCAATACGTCCACAGGCTTTGGTATAGGTGTAAAACCTGGAATAACGTTCTTCCCGACCCCCGAAATAGGTTTAAGCGCAGGCTTCGGAAACCTAGGTTATACGCGCAGCACCTCAACATCCGAGTTAGCATATTTTGAAGACTACAAATCAACCTCCTCAGATTTTGGCCTTAACCTGAGTGGCAGCACCCTTTCCTTTGGCTTGGGCTACTTCATCAGCCGCTAA
- a CDS encoding (Fe-S)-binding protein — protein sequence MASRTIVDIFVPCFVDQLFPDTAMNMVKVLEKVGCEVRYNPNQTCCGQPAFNAGFFNEAREVADKFLDDFSNETSHYIVAPSASCVGMVRNAYQDIFVKSSKLVKYRAMQKKVYELTEFLTDVMGITRIDGASLAGRYTYHDSCSALRECGIKEGPRALLGNVRGLELVEMEDSETCCGFGGTFAVKFEAISTAMAEQKVDNAIATGADYIVSTDSSCLMHLEAYIKKQNKPIKTMHIADVLASGW from the coding sequence ATGGCAAGTAGAACAATAGTAGATATTTTTGTGCCGTGCTTTGTGGACCAGCTGTTCCCCGACACGGCCATGAACATGGTAAAGGTGCTGGAGAAGGTGGGTTGCGAGGTACGCTACAATCCTAACCAGACCTGTTGCGGGCAACCTGCCTTTAACGCTGGCTTCTTCAACGAGGCACGCGAAGTAGCCGATAAATTTCTGGACGACTTTTCTAACGAGACCTCCCATTATATTGTGGCTCCATCGGCCTCTTGTGTGGGCATGGTGCGTAATGCTTACCAGGACATCTTCGTGAAGTCGTCGAAGCTGGTAAAGTACAGGGCTATGCAGAAGAAGGTGTACGAGCTGACTGAGTTTCTGACCGACGTTATGGGTATTACGCGTATTGACGGAGCCTCATTAGCGGGAAGATATACTTACCACGATTCTTGCAGCGCCCTGCGTGAGTGTGGTATCAAGGAGGGGCCACGCGCTTTGCTTGGCAACGTGCGGGGGCTTGAGTTAGTGGAGATGGAAGACAGCGAGACATGCTGCGGTTTCGGCGGTACATTTGCCGTGAAATTTGAGGCTATATCTACTGCTATGGCTGAGCAGAAGGTAGACAATGCCATTGCCACTGGCGCTGATTACATCGTATCAACCGATAGTAGCTGTCTGATGCACCTGGAGGCCTATATCAAAAAGCAGAACAAGCCAATCAAGACCATGCACATTGCCGATGTACTGGCCAGTGGCTGGTAA
- a CDS encoding hydroxymethylglutaryl-CoA lyase — MKIIECPRDAMQGMKAFIPTQVKVKYINQLLKVGFDTIDFGSFVSPKAIPQMRDTAEVLEKLELEQTASKLLAIIANTRGAEDAAQHKPIEYLGFPLSVSETFQQRNTNKSIAEAMQQLEEIQNICLKHNKTLVTYISMGFGNPYGDPWDVETVIKFVHELDKLQVKIVSLSDTIGVATPENITYLFSHLIPAFEHIEFGAHLHTTPLTWEEKVKAAYQAGCRRFDGALRGYGGCPMAKDELVGNMPTENLVSFFENNGLNLNLNKAALQTAMAESGAVFL; from the coding sequence ATGAAAATAATAGAGTGCCCTCGCGATGCGATGCAGGGAATGAAAGCGTTCATACCAACTCAAGTCAAGGTAAAGTATATAAATCAGCTTCTTAAGGTTGGTTTTGACACAATAGACTTTGGAAGTTTTGTATCGCCGAAGGCCATACCGCAGATGCGCGATACTGCAGAGGTGCTTGAGAAGCTAGAGCTGGAGCAAACTGCCTCAAAGCTACTTGCCATCATTGCAAACACCCGGGGTGCAGAAGATGCCGCGCAGCATAAGCCGATAGAGTATCTGGGCTTTCCCTTGTCGGTGTCAGAGACCTTTCAGCAACGCAATACTAATAAAAGCATAGCCGAGGCTATGCAGCAGCTGGAGGAAATACAGAACATCTGCTTAAAGCATAACAAAACGCTTGTAACTTATATATCGATGGGCTTTGGCAACCCGTACGGCGACCCATGGGATGTAGAGACAGTAATTAAATTTGTGCACGAGCTGGATAAGCTGCAGGTTAAGATCGTTTCATTATCAGACACCATCGGGGTAGCCACGCCTGAAAACATCACCTACCTGTTTAGCCACCTGATTCCTGCTTTCGAGCATATAGAGTTTGGAGCCCACTTACATACAACACCGCTTACCTGGGAGGAGAAAGTGAAAGCAGCTTACCAGGCTGGTTGCCGCCGCTTTGATGGGGCATTGCGTGGTTATGGAGGCTGCCCAATGGCCAAGGACGAGCTGGTGGGGAATATGCCTACCGAAAATTTGGTAAGCTTCTTCGAAAATAATGGCTTAAATTTGAACCTCAACAAAGCCGCCCTGCAGACCGCAATGGCTGAGTCAGGTGCTGTGTTTTTATAG